In Gemmatimonadota bacterium, a single genomic region encodes these proteins:
- a CDS encoding enoyl-CoA hydratase/isomerase family protein, with amino-acid sequence MAENTLVHLDVKDRIALLTLDDPPANTYTHEMMRQLDEHIVSVRFDKEVEVVVITGKGDRFFCAGANINMLDSADPDWKYCFCLHANETLNRLEQTPKLVIAALNGHTVGGGLEIAMAADIRLARKDAGKAGLPEVNLGVLPGTGGTQRLARIVGKSRAIQLMAEGSTFPFERAEELGIVNEVIEADSTEAFVEAVLNYAAGFTTPGKASKAVGLIKRSVQTGAEVPFELALALERELQAQLFASSDAGEGLSAYVQKRRANFTGK; translated from the coding sequence ATGGCCGAAAACACCCTAGTTCACCTCGATGTGAAGGACAGGATCGCCCTTCTGACGCTCGACGATCCTCCTGCGAACACCTACACCCACGAGATGATGCGTCAGCTCGACGAGCACATCGTGAGCGTGCGCTTCGACAAGGAGGTCGAGGTCGTGGTCATTACCGGCAAAGGCGACCGCTTCTTCTGCGCCGGCGCGAACATCAACATGCTCGACAGCGCCGATCCGGACTGGAAGTACTGCTTCTGCCTCCACGCCAACGAGACGCTCAACCGTCTGGAGCAAACGCCCAAGCTCGTGATCGCGGCTCTTAACGGACACACGGTCGGGGGCGGCCTCGAAATCGCGATGGCCGCCGATATCCGGCTTGCGCGCAAGGACGCGGGCAAGGCCGGTCTGCCGGAGGTGAACCTGGGTGTGCTGCCGGGAACGGGCGGCACCCAGCGCCTCGCGCGCATCGTCGGCAAATCCCGCGCCATCCAGCTCATGGCGGAGGGAAGCACCTTCCCGTTCGAACGGGCGGAAGAGCTCGGTATCGTCAACGAGGTGATCGAAGCCGATTCGACGGAGGCGTTCGTGGAGGCGGTCCTGAATTACGCCGCCGGCTTCACGACGCCCGGCAAGGCGAGCAAGGCGGTCGGGCTTATCAAGCGGTCGGTACAGACCGGCGCCGAGGTGCCCTTCGAACTGGCGCTCGCACTCGAACGTGAGCTCCAGGCCCAGCTGTTCGCGTCGAGCGACGCCGGCGAAGGACTCTCCGCCTACGTGCAGAAGCGAAGGGCCAATTTCACCGGGAAGTAA
- a CDS encoding nodulation protein NfeD, with protein sequence MKFSEMVTDSTLRRAVSAIAAALALGAWILPDSQESGPVLVVPVTGEIEHGLAPFIERSIREAVERGAGVVVLEIDTPGGRVDAAQRIVDAVTDSETPVYAFVNRRAFSAGAMIALATDGVRMRPGAVIGAATPVLGTEKAPEKYVSAMRSEMRAIAELRGLDPDVAEAMVDESVAVEGVSEAGKLLTLTTEEAVEVGYADEVENLDALLADLGFAASEVVLMEVNWAEHFVRFLANPAITSLLLSIGVLGLITEIKSPGFGLAGAAGAVALFLFFGSHLILGLAGIEDVLIFTAGLVLIAVEVLLLPGFGIFGILGLLGVVGGIYMGLLGSLPLAVDFTRAGMVLTVVLLATVVTGGVLVYKLPGSATLLRSSIFLGRRMDRSTGFESQHVRSELVGRRGQAVTDLRPSGTALIHGERVDVVSDSEWIDAGTQVEVISAEGYRQVVRPVTRERIPPPQPSLDQDG encoded by the coding sequence ATGAAGTTTTCGGAAATGGTCACGGATTCGACTCTGCGGAGAGCGGTCTCGGCGATCGCCGCTGCGCTTGCGCTCGGGGCTTGGATCCTCCCCGATTCACAGGAATCCGGCCCGGTTCTGGTCGTCCCCGTGACAGGCGAGATCGAGCACGGACTCGCGCCCTTCATAGAGAGGTCGATCAGGGAGGCGGTCGAACGTGGGGCCGGTGTGGTCGTGCTCGAGATCGACACCCCGGGCGGGCGGGTCGACGCCGCTCAGCGCATAGTGGACGCGGTCACCGATTCCGAGACGCCCGTCTACGCCTTCGTCAACCGACGAGCGTTCTCGGCCGGCGCCATGATCGCGCTCGCCACCGATGGCGTCCGCATGCGGCCGGGAGCCGTGATCGGCGCAGCGACTCCGGTTCTCGGTACCGAAAAGGCGCCGGAGAAGTACGTTTCGGCCATGCGCAGTGAGATGCGCGCCATCGCCGAGCTCCGGGGACTCGACCCCGACGTGGCTGAAGCCATGGTAGACGAATCTGTCGCGGTTGAGGGTGTGAGCGAAGCGGGAAAACTCCTTACGCTTACGACGGAAGAGGCGGTGGAGGTGGGATACGCCGATGAGGTGGAAAACCTCGACGCCCTCCTCGCCGACCTGGGTTTCGCCGCTTCGGAGGTCGTGCTCATGGAGGTGAACTGGGCCGAGCACTTCGTGCGCTTTCTGGCGAATCCGGCCATAACCTCCCTGCTGCTCTCCATCGGTGTCCTCGGGCTCATCACCGAGATCAAGTCGCCCGGTTTCGGCCTCGCGGGAGCGGCCGGCGCCGTCGCTCTTTTCCTCTTCTTCGGCTCCCATCTGATACTGGGTCTGGCCGGAATCGAAGATGTGCTTATTTTCACGGCTGGGCTCGTGCTCATCGCCGTCGAGGTCCTGCTGCTGCCCGGATTCGGCATTTTCGGGATTCTGGGGCTGCTCGGCGTGGTCGGGGGCATCTACATGGGCCTGCTGGGTTCGCTCCCGCTGGCCGTCGACTTCACCAGGGCAGGTATGGTTCTCACCGTTGTGCTGCTCGCCACCGTCGTGACCGGCGGTGTGCTCGTGTACAAGCTACCCGGCAGCGCGACGCTTCTGCGCAGTTCGATCTTCCTGGGCCGTCGCATGGACCGAAGCACGGGCTTCGAGTCGCAGCACGTGCGCTCCGAACTGGTGGGACGACGGGGTCAGGCGGTCACCGATCTGCGCCCGTCGGGTACCGCTCTCATCCACGGAGAGCGCGTCGACGTGGTGTCGGATTCGGAATGGATCGATGCGGGAACCCAGGTCGAGGTAATCTCGGCGGAGGGTTACCGCCAGGTCGTCCGCCCCGTGACCCGGGAGCGGATTCCTCCACCTCAACCAAGTCTCGATCAGGACGGATAA
- a CDS encoding aldehyde dehydrogenase family protein, which translates to MDEPKAPVPGDGKLWIANEWREAVSGKSFLTRNPATGEVIAEVALAENADIDSAVEAAKAAAVRGGEWAAAEGAERAELLWRLAGAIEAEADLLARLETLDNGKPYFESRFVDIPMVVRVFRYFAGLADKVQGATIPVQGAFLNYTLREPVGVVGCIVPWNFPLSLASWKVAPALATGNAVVLKPAEQTPLTALRLGELAAEVGFPAGTLNVVPGYGEGAGAALVEHPLVDAISFTGSTEVGKKVMRAAAETLKKISLELGGKSPNIVFADSDLKAALKGATMGVFYGKGEVCAAGSRVLVERAVYDEFVENYAGSTAFMPVGDPFDRATRIGAIVSEEQLERVMAYVEAGRNEGARLVAGGERRTVNGRGNFVEATVFADVEPEMKIAREEIFGPVAAVIPFDDVDDAVAKANDTIYGLAAGVWTRDTGKAHRVAAALDAGVVWVNAYNRYDASSPFGGFKMSGFGRDLGYESALEKYTQTKSVWVALD; encoded by the coding sequence ATGGACGAACCCAAGGCACCGGTCCCGGGCGACGGAAAGCTCTGGATCGCCAACGAGTGGCGCGAGGCGGTTTCCGGTAAGAGCTTCCTTACGCGCAATCCCGCCACCGGCGAGGTGATCGCCGAGGTCGCCCTGGCCGAGAACGCCGACATCGACAGCGCGGTAGAGGCGGCGAAGGCGGCCGCGGTCAGGGGAGGAGAGTGGGCCGCCGCCGAAGGGGCCGAACGGGCGGAGCTCCTGTGGCGACTCGCCGGCGCCATCGAGGCCGAGGCCGACCTGCTCGCCCGCCTGGAGACCTTGGACAACGGCAAGCCCTACTTCGAGTCGCGCTTCGTCGATATCCCCATGGTCGTCCGTGTCTTCCGCTACTTCGCAGGGCTCGCCGACAAGGTGCAGGGCGCGACCATTCCCGTGCAGGGAGCCTTCCTCAATTACACTCTCCGCGAGCCCGTTGGCGTGGTCGGGTGCATCGTCCCCTGGAATTTCCCGCTCTCGCTCGCGAGCTGGAAGGTCGCTCCGGCTCTCGCCACCGGCAACGCGGTGGTGCTCAAGCCGGCGGAGCAGACGCCGCTCACCGCGCTGCGTCTCGGCGAGCTCGCAGCCGAGGTCGGTTTCCCGGCCGGAACCCTCAACGTGGTGCCCGGCTACGGCGAGGGAGCCGGCGCGGCCCTGGTGGAGCATCCGCTCGTGGACGCCATCTCCTTCACCGGTTCCACGGAGGTCGGCAAGAAGGTCATGCGGGCGGCGGCCGAGACCCTGAAGAAGATCTCGCTCGAGCTCGGCGGCAAATCTCCCAACATCGTCTTCGCCGACTCCGATCTGAAGGCGGCTCTCAAGGGAGCGACCATGGGAGTCTTCTACGGCAAGGGCGAGGTGTGCGCCGCAGGTTCCCGCGTGCTGGTCGAGCGAGCGGTGTACGACGAGTTCGTGGAAAACTACGCCGGTTCGACGGCGTTCATGCCCGTGGGCGATCCCTTCGACCGCGCGACCCGCATCGGCGCGATAGTGAGCGAAGAGCAGCTCGAGCGGGTCATGGCTTATGTGGAGGCGGGAAGGAACGAAGGCGCCCGTCTAGTCGCTGGAGGCGAGAGGCGCACGGTGAACGGCAGGGGCAACTTCGTGGAAGCCACGGTGTTCGCAGACGTCGAGCCGGAGATGAAGATTGCCCGTGAAGAGATCTTCGGCCCGGTCGCCGCCGTGATCCCCTTTGACGATGTGGATGACGCCGTCGCGAAGGCCAACGACACCATCTACGGTTTGGCGGCAGGGGTTTGGACTCGCGACACGGGCAAGGCTCATCGGGTCGCGGCGGCCCTCGATGCCGGTGTGGTCTGGGTCAACGCGTACAATCGTTACGACGCCTCTTCTCCGTTCGGCGGCTTCAAGATGAGCGGTTTCGGGCGGGATCTCGGCTACGAATCGGCGCTCGAGAAATACACCCAGACCAAGAGCGTCTGGGTCGCGCTCGACTGA
- a CDS encoding squalene/phytoene synthase family protein, with product MLPRPLRKQLTVGYLVLRVSDYLEDNSAMSAAAKTSALDLWAAVLEARADADELEELLDDSPSDSIPDFHAARAAGRIAASLGRLPPRARELIVRHTVATTRGMARWVERGPDFADLDDLDDYMHEVAGRVGHLVTSLAALRWQGVCRDLEERMRLAREFGLGLQTVNVLRGLSSDRDRGWIFVPRSMLPPGMAPSSIFDEAHRETAVSAVLELADKAEAHLEGALAWVTSLPLSATRLKIAFVMPLLFGARTLALCRERPGEVVDGTVKMTRSEVTALVRKTLALGWSNAWVRGKTRGLLRPRPS from the coding sequence ATGTTGCCCCGGCCATTGAGAAAGCAGCTCACGGTCGGGTACCTGGTTCTCCGCGTCTCGGATTATTTGGAAGACAACTCCGCGATGAGCGCCGCCGCCAAGACCAGCGCTCTCGACCTATGGGCTGCGGTACTGGAGGCGAGGGCGGACGCCGACGAACTTGAAGAGCTCCTGGACGACTCTCCCTCAGATTCCATCCCCGATTTTCATGCGGCGCGGGCCGCCGGAAGGATAGCGGCCAGCCTCGGACGCCTTCCGCCTCGGGCCCGGGAGTTGATCGTGCGCCACACGGTCGCGACCACGCGCGGGATGGCGCGCTGGGTCGAACGAGGCCCCGATTTTGCCGACCTGGACGACCTCGACGACTACATGCACGAGGTCGCGGGTCGGGTCGGCCACCTGGTCACCTCGCTAGCCGCGCTCCGTTGGCAGGGGGTGTGCAGAGACCTGGAAGAACGAATGCGACTCGCCAGAGAGTTCGGGCTCGGTCTCCAGACCGTAAACGTGCTGCGTGGACTGAGCTCGGACCGCGACCGAGGGTGGATTTTCGTGCCGCGCTCGATGCTCCCACCCGGTATGGCCCCTTCTTCGATCTTCGACGAAGCGCACCGCGAGACCGCCGTCTCCGCAGTGCTGGAACTCGCCGACAAGGCCGAAGCCCACCTGGAGGGAGCTCTCGCCTGGGTCACATCGTTGCCGCTATCCGCCACCCGGCTGAAAATCGCGTTCGTCATGCCTCTCCTCTTCGGTGCGCGCACCCTGGCGCTCTGCCGCGAGCGGCCGGGCGAGGTGGTCGACGGAACGGTGAAGATGACCCGCTCGGAGGTGACGGCCCTGGTCAGGAAAACTCTCGCACTAGGCTGGTCCAACGCCTGGGTGCGTGGCAAGACACGGGGTTTGCTCCGACCCAGGCCGTCATGA
- a CDS encoding enoyl-CoA hydratase/isomerase family protein: MTAPTVIVERPHEGVAVVTLNRPERLNALNSELRARLCEAFDSLGSDEEVRTVVLCGAGNRAFAAGADIRDFAARSPEEQRATYMARRVFETVADFELPVIAALHGYCIGGGTELALACDMRVADSGTLISQAEIRLGLIPGGGGSQRLPRLVGRGWASIMCFTGDFVGSDDALRIGLVDEVTAPGEHLERALEIARRIARWSPVALRLAKRALRQAFEHPLADGLLLEKDLFMEAFASEDGREGVRAFIEKRRPEFRGR; this comes from the coding sequence GTGACGGCCCCCACGGTTATCGTCGAACGTCCGCACGAGGGCGTCGCCGTGGTGACCTTGAATCGACCCGAGAGGTTGAACGCGCTCAACTCCGAACTGCGCGCGCGACTCTGCGAAGCCTTCGACTCCCTGGGCTCCGACGAGGAGGTCCGGACCGTCGTGCTTTGCGGCGCCGGCAATCGCGCCTTCGCCGCTGGAGCCGACATCCGGGACTTCGCGGCCCGATCGCCCGAAGAGCAGAGAGCGACCTACATGGCCAGACGGGTCTTCGAGACCGTTGCCGACTTCGAGCTGCCGGTAATCGCCGCCCTGCATGGATATTGCATCGGTGGAGGGACCGAACTCGCGCTCGCCTGCGACATGCGCGTGGCGGATTCCGGTACGCTCATCTCACAGGCGGAGATCAGGCTGGGACTCATTCCGGGCGGTGGCGGGAGTCAGCGTCTGCCCCGGCTAGTCGGGAGAGGCTGGGCGTCGATCATGTGCTTCACCGGCGACTTCGTGGGCAGCGACGACGCCCTGCGCATCGGCCTCGTCGACGAGGTTACGGCGCCCGGCGAGCATCTGGAGCGGGCGCTGGAGATCGCCCGGCGGATCGCGCGCTGGAGTCCGGTCGCGCTTCGGCTCGCGAAGCGGGCGCTCAGGCAGGCGTTCGAACACCCGCTCGCCGACGGACTTTTGCTGGAGAAGGATCTCTTCATGGAAGCCTTCGCCTCCGAGGACGGCAGGGAGGGCGTGCGCGCCTTCATCGAGAAGAGGAGACCGGAGTTTCGCGGAAGATAA
- a CDS encoding 3-hydroxyacyl-CoA dehydrogenase family protein: protein MKIERAAVIGAGTMGHGIAQVCAQAGCEVRVYDPAPGGWSNARDRIRANLDKGVSLGKLSETDRDKTLSLIESAPSVREAVDEADLVVEAAPEVAKVKRRILAELNGALTDTAVVATNTSSLSVAGLAPGAPEPTRFVGMHFFNPVHIMRLVEVVAGPETSPDTVAIAVAFSERLGKDPIVVRDSPGFASSRLGIALGMEAIRMVEEEVASPADIDKAMKLGYGHPMGPLRLTDLVGLDVRLAIADYLHEELGSSSFTPPTLLREMVAEGRLGKKSGRGFYHWPREEDAKTTAGDAE, encoded by the coding sequence ATGAAGATCGAGCGCGCGGCGGTCATCGGAGCCGGTACCATGGGTCACGGCATCGCGCAAGTGTGCGCGCAGGCCGGATGCGAGGTCAGGGTTTACGATCCCGCACCCGGCGGGTGGAGCAACGCTCGCGACCGCATCCGGGCCAACCTCGACAAGGGAGTCTCCTTGGGGAAGCTCAGCGAGACGGACCGCGACAAGACGCTCTCCTTGATCGAGTCCGCGCCCAGCGTAAGGGAAGCGGTCGACGAGGCCGACCTGGTCGTAGAAGCCGCGCCCGAGGTGGCAAAGGTCAAACGGCGCATCCTAGCCGAATTGAACGGAGCGTTGACCGATACCGCCGTCGTCGCCACCAACACCTCCTCGCTTTCCGTCGCCGGGCTGGCTCCTGGCGCGCCCGAACCGACGCGCTTCGTGGGGATGCACTTCTTCAATCCCGTCCACATCATGCGGCTGGTGGAGGTCGTGGCCGGCCCCGAGACCTCCCCCGACACGGTGGCGATCGCGGTCGCGTTCTCGGAACGCCTGGGCAAGGATCCCATAGTCGTCAGGGATTCCCCCGGCTTCGCCTCTTCTCGTCTCGGCATCGCCCTGGGCATGGAGGCCATTCGGATGGTCGAGGAGGAGGTGGCTTCGCCGGCGGACATCGACAAGGCGATGAAGCTGGGGTACGGCCATCCGATGGGGCCGCTTCGACTTACCGATCTCGTGGGGCTGGACGTGCGGCTCGCCATTGCCGACTATCTCCACGAGGAACTCGGTTCCTCAAGTTTCACGCCCCCGACGCTTCTGCGCGAGATGGTCGCCGAGGGCAGGCTCGGGAAGAAGTCGGGAAGGGGGTTTTACCATTGGCCGAGGGAGGAGGACGCCAAGACGACCGCAGGTGACGCCGAGTGA
- a CDS encoding thiolase family protein — translation MGAREVWVLAAVRTPIGRHGGALASVRPDDLAAVAVEALVERSGIDPAIVDDVIMGCANQAGEDNRNVARMAALRAGLGVGVPGQTVNRLCGSGMQAIIAAGHAIAAGEGDLFIAGGVESMSRAPLVMLKAEKAFARGVPEFADTVLGWRFANPAFSSDWTVSLGETAERVAEVRSVTRELQDEFAVRSQKAAHAAMEAGRFDAEIVPVEIKRRRGVEMVDRDEHPRPGTDMEELARLRPVFRADGSVTAGNSSGLNDGAATLLLSSSTRGRELGLEPMARFVGSALAGVEPDLMGLGPVSASGRALRRAGWEASEIELAEVNEAFAAQAVPCVREIGLDPDTVNVNGGAIALGHPLGCSGARIVTTLVHEMKRRGSAKALATMCIGVGQGIVTLWEGTS, via the coding sequence ATGGGTGCGCGGGAGGTCTGGGTCCTGGCTGCGGTCAGAACCCCCATCGGCCGCCACGGCGGTGCGCTCGCCTCCGTGCGCCCCGACGATCTGGCGGCGGTCGCGGTGGAAGCCCTCGTCGAACGCTCCGGCATCGATCCCGCTATCGTCGACGACGTGATCATGGGCTGCGCAAACCAGGCCGGCGAAGACAATCGAAATGTCGCTCGCATGGCCGCGCTCCGCGCCGGACTCGGGGTGGGCGTCCCGGGCCAGACCGTGAACCGGCTATGCGGCTCGGGCATGCAGGCGATAATCGCGGCGGGTCACGCCATCGCGGCCGGAGAGGGCGACCTTTTCATCGCGGGCGGTGTGGAAAGCATGAGTCGCGCCCCCCTGGTAATGCTCAAGGCGGAGAAAGCGTTCGCAAGGGGCGTGCCTGAGTTCGCCGACACCGTGCTGGGATGGCGGTTCGCGAACCCCGCGTTCTCCTCCGATTGGACGGTGAGCCTGGGCGAGACCGCCGAGCGGGTGGCGGAGGTTCGCTCGGTCACGCGGGAGCTTCAGGACGAATTCGCGGTAAGGAGCCAGAAGGCGGCTCACGCCGCAATGGAAGCCGGGCGTTTCGACGCCGAGATCGTACCGGTGGAAATCAAGCGCCGGCGCGGAGTCGAGATGGTCGACCGCGACGAACACCCGAGACCTGGAACCGACATGGAGGAACTGGCCCGTCTGCGTCCCGTTTTCCGTGCGGACGGCTCCGTGACCGCCGGCAACTCCTCAGGCCTGAACGACGGTGCTGCGACCCTCCTGCTCTCCTCCTCGACTCGGGGGCGCGAACTCGGTCTCGAGCCGATGGCGCGCTTCGTCGGATCGGCTCTGGCGGGAGTCGAGCCGGACCTGATGGGACTCGGCCCGGTGTCGGCTAGCGGAAGGGCGCTTCGTCGAGCCGGCTGGGAGGCGTCGGAGATCGAGCTTGCGGAGGTAAACGAGGCCTTTGCGGCCCAAGCCGTCCCTTGCGTCCGAGAGATCGGCCTCGATCCCGATACCGTCAACGTGAACGGGGGCGCGATCGCGCTCGGCCATCCGCTCGGTTGCTCGGGGGCGCGCATCGTGACGACGCTCGTGCACGAGATGAAGCGGCGCGGCAGCGCCAAGGCCCTCGCGACCATGTGCATCGGTGTCGGACAGGGTATCGTCACGCTCTGGGAGGGTACGTCATGA
- a CDS encoding ABC transporter permease — MNGAAARAGRGVYLGFSAAVLCFLVLPLLVVVPLSFNAEPYFTFSEGMLALDPDAYSLRWYRAITEDSMWRGALVNSVVIGSSATLLATALGTLAAFGLTNPAMPLRRTVTAILLSPLVTPIVIAAAGMYFFYSRAGLGQSHLGLILAHAVLGTPFVVITVTATLAGFDRNLTRAAASLGAGSWRIFRKVQLPLIAPGVLSGALFAFATSFDEVVVVIFLGGVSQRTVPRQMWAGIREQISPAILAAATLLILFAVGLLLTTRWLAARTAST, encoded by the coding sequence ATGAACGGGGCGGCGGCCCGCGCCGGCAGAGGCGTCTACCTCGGGTTCTCGGCGGCGGTTCTCTGCTTTCTGGTCCTACCGCTCTTGGTCGTGGTTCCGCTCAGCTTCAACGCCGAACCCTACTTCACCTTCTCCGAGGGCATGCTCGCTCTCGACCCCGACGCATACTCCCTGCGCTGGTACCGGGCCATCACCGAAGACAGCATGTGGCGCGGAGCCCTGGTGAACTCGGTCGTGATCGGGAGCTCCGCCACCCTCTTGGCGACCGCGCTGGGAACTCTGGCCGCCTTCGGGCTCACCAACCCCGCCATGCCGCTGCGCAGGACGGTCACGGCTATCCTGCTCTCACCCCTGGTCACCCCGATCGTCATCGCGGCGGCAGGCATGTACTTCTTCTATTCCCGCGCCGGTCTGGGACAATCGCACCTAGGGCTCATCCTGGCGCACGCCGTCTTGGGAACGCCATTCGTGGTCATTACCGTCACGGCCACACTTGCGGGCTTCGACCGCAATCTGACCCGAGCCGCAGCCTCTCTGGGCGCCGGCTCCTGGCGCATCTTCCGCAAGGTCCAGCTTCCGCTCATCGCTCCCGGGGTCCTCTCGGGCGCACTCTTCGCCTTCGCGACCTCTTTCGATGAAGTCGTGGTGGTGATCTTCCTGGGCGGCGTCTCCCAACGCACCGTTCCCAGACAGATGTGGGCCGGCATCCGAGAACAGATCTCCCCGGCCATCCTCGCCGCCGCGACGCTGCTGATCCTCTTCGCGGTCGGCCTTCTGCTGACCACCCGCTGGCTCGCCGCTCGGACCGCCTCCACCTGA
- the floA gene encoding flotillin-like protein FloA (flotillin-like protein involved in membrane lipid rafts), which yields MENNLDSLFSLMGVFALIFVAGVFLWAVPVRLWIEAISAGVRVGIGYLVGMRLRKVSPPAVVRPLIWSTKAGLDLEIADLEAHYLAGGQVHRVVRALISADKANIELSFNQAAAIDLAGRDVFEAVQVSVNPKVINTPKVAAMAKDGIQLIALARVTVRANINRLVGGAGEETILARVGEGIVSTIGSSGTHKGVLENPDAISQTVLQKGLDSGTAFEILSIDIADVDVGKNIGAELQTDQAEADKRVAQARAEERRAMAVASEQEMTARVAEMRAEVVKAEAQVPLAIADAFRSGNLGIMDYVKYQNVEADTSMRRSIAAPDDTGGEQGS from the coding sequence ATGGAAAACAATCTCGACTCTCTCTTCAGCCTGATGGGTGTCTTCGCACTCATTTTCGTGGCCGGCGTCTTCCTGTGGGCCGTGCCGGTGCGTCTTTGGATCGAGGCGATCTCGGCGGGCGTCCGGGTGGGCATCGGCTATCTGGTCGGTATGCGTCTCCGCAAGGTGTCGCCGCCGGCGGTGGTGCGCCCTCTCATCTGGTCCACCAAGGCGGGTCTCGACCTCGAGATCGCCGACTTGGAGGCCCACTATCTTGCCGGAGGTCAGGTGCACAGGGTGGTGCGGGCGCTGATCTCGGCCGACAAGGCGAACATCGAGCTCTCCTTCAATCAGGCGGCGGCCATCGATCTGGCGGGGCGAGACGTTTTCGAGGCGGTGCAGGTCTCGGTCAACCCCAAGGTCATCAACACGCCCAAGGTCGCGGCTATGGCCAAGGACGGCATCCAGCTCATCGCTCTCGCCCGGGTGACCGTGCGCGCCAACATCAATCGTCTCGTGGGCGGCGCGGGCGAGGAGACCATTCTGGCCCGCGTGGGCGAGGGCATCGTCTCCACGATCGGTTCCTCGGGAACCCACAAGGGAGTGCTCGAGAACCCGGACGCCATCTCGCAGACGGTCCTGCAGAAGGGGCTCGATTCGGGCACGGCCTTCGAAATCCTCTCGATCGACATCGCCGACGTGGATGTGGGCAAGAACATAGGTGCCGAGCTCCAGACCGATCAGGCGGAGGCCGACAAGAGGGTGGCCCAGGCCAGGGCGGAAGAGCGCAGAGCCATGGCGGTCGCCTCCGAGCAGGAGATGACGGCCAGGGTGGCCGAAATGAGGGCCGAGGTGGTCAAGGCCGAGGCCCAGGTGCCGCTCGCCATAGCCGACGCCTTCCGTTCCGGCAATCTCGGCATTATGGACTACGTCAAGTACCAGAACGTCGAGGCGGACACCTCCATGAGACGGTCAATCGCCGCTCCGGACGACACCGGCGGCGAACAGGGAAGCTGA